CGCAGGCTTCGACGAACGTGACGTCCACCCCGGTGTTCGGCCCTCCGCCGCCTCCGGTGGCGGCGCGCAAGGCCACGCCGCCCCAGGTGGCCCAGGCCCGCAAGCCGCAGCCTCCGCCGCACCTGCAGGAGCCGCTGCCCAGGGACGCGCAGCCCACGCCGGACGCGAAGGTGCTCCAGGTCTCCATGCTCTGGGGCGACCAGATGCTGGAGGTCCAGCACTTCAAGGACGGCGCGCCGGTCACCATCGGCGAGGCCGCGAAGAACACCTTCACCGTGTTCTCGCCGCAGGTGGGCAAGCGCCACGTGCTCGCGCTGAGCAAGGGCGACAAGCTGGAGCTGCGCGCTCCGGCGGGCTCCGGCGTCTTCGTCACCAACAACGGTGACGTGCGCACGAAGGACGCGCTGCGCGCCGCGGGCCAGCTCAACAACGCCACGGCGGATCAGGAGCAGCTCTTCACCCTGGGCCTGCATGACCGGGCGGAGGTGTCGCTGGGCACGGTGGCGTTCGTGATGCGCTACGTGAAGCCGTCGCCGGCCATCCTGGCGACGTCGCTGTCCGACCGCGACTTCAGCTTCTTCAAGATCGCCGCCATCTGCATCCTCGCGGCGGCGGCGTTCGTCACCGCGATGATGCTGACGCCGCACACGGACACGAAGTCCGCGGACGACGTCTTCGAGTCCCAGCAGCGCGTGGCCAAGTTCCTCATCGCCCCGGAGAAGAAGGTGGAGGCGAAGAAGCTCCAGCTCTCCGGTGTGGAGGAGGGGGCCAAGGCCAAGGACGAAGAGGGCAAGTTCGGCAAGCAGGAGGCGAAGCAGGAGGAGGCGGCGCCCTCCAAGCCGGGCACCCCGGTGGTGGACAAGTCCAAGAAGGAGAAGGACCGCCAGGTGGTGGGCAAGGTGGGCCTCCTCGGCGCGCTCAAGGGCATGAAGGGTGGCGCTTCCGACGTGTTCGGTCCGGGCGGCATCGGCACGGGTATCAACAACTCGCTGGGCGGCCTCAAGGGCGGCGCGGCCATGGGTGACGCGCACGGCGTGGGCGGCCTGGGTTCGCGTGGCACGGGCAACGGCGGTGGCGGCACGGCGCTGGGCATCGGCGGCCTGGGCACCCAGGGCAACGGCCGGGGCACGGGCGGCTCGGGCGGCATCGACCTGGGCGGCCGTGGCAAGTCCGTCACCAAGGTCATCCCCGGCAAGACGACGGTGATTGGCGGCCTGGACAAGGACGTCATCGCCAAGGTCATCCGGCGGCACCAGAACGAGATCAAGTACTGCTACGAGTCGGAGCTGAACAAGAACCCGTCGCTGGCCGGCAAGGTCGCGGTGGCCTTCACCATCGACCCGGCGGGCGCGGTGGCGGACGCCAGCGTGTCCGAGTCCACGCTGGGCAGCTCTCCCGCGGAGCAGTGCATGATCTCCCGCATCCGCCGCTGGAAGTTCCCGGAGCCCAAGGGCGGCGGCGTGGTGAACGTGACGTACCCCTGGCTGTTCTCGCCCTCGGGCGCTGACGCCGCGGAGTAACGGCACAAAGCCACGATTCGTAGACTGGAAGACCGAAATGGCGTGGACGAAACGGTCCACGCCATTTTCGTTTTTCCCCGCTGCCGTTTCGTGCCGGGCGTCACTACTGTCCGTGCCACTGCTGCCAGGCGTGCGAGGGAGCAGGAGGACAACGTGACGGGAGGAGTCGTGAGGAAGTCGCTGCTGTTGGCCGCGCTCGCGCTGGCGACGCCGGCCCTGGGGGCCACGCCGCCGGAGGGTGTGCCGTTCGAGCCGCGCCGGGGGTTCTTCACCGAGACCGACCTCGGTGTGTTCTTCACGGTGGGCGGCGAGAACAGCTACTCCAACGCGCAGTCATACGTGCAGCTGGGCATCGGGTACGACCTGACGGAGCAGATTTCGCTGGGGGCCCACTTCGCGCTGGGCTCGTCCGCGCAGAACTGCTTCGCGGGCTATCTGCCGGACTCCAACGTCTGCGCCCTGTCGGACAACTTCACGGTGGCCTTCGGCGACCTGACGGCCGCGTACCACGTGCGGCTGGCCAACCGCTTCTACCTGACGCCCAAGGTGGCGGCGGGCTACACGCGCCTGGAGCCCCGGCCGGTGAATCCGGAAGACGGCGATCCGGGCCAGTCCATCAACGCTTTCAACGCGGGCCTGGGCGTGGGCGTGGAGTACGCGACGTCCTTCGACCACTTCTCCGTGGGCGCGGACCTGCTCGGCCGCTACATCATCGGGCCGAACATCATGTCGTTCGCGGTGTTCCCGCGCGTGAAGTACACGTTCTGAAGCGCGCTACGCGCCCAGGCAGAACGCGGCGGCCTTCAGGGTGTGGATGGCCGTGGTGTCGAACACCGGCACGGACGCGTCGCCGGGTTTGATCAGCAGGGTGATCTCCGTGCAGCCCAGGATGATGCCCTGGGCGCCCCGGCGGACCAGGCCCTCCATGATGCGCTGGTAGCGCTCCCGGGAGGCCGCCTTCACCTGGCCCAGGCACAGCTCCTGGTAGATGACGTCATGGACCTGCTGGCGCTCCTCGTCGGTGGGCACCAGGACCTCCAGGCCCGATTCGGCGAGCCTGCCTTTGTAGAAGTCCTGCTCCATCGTGTAGCGCGTCCCGAGCAGGCCCACGGTCTTCACGTGGGCGCGGAGGATCTCCTGCGCGGTCGCCTCCGCGATGTGCAGGAAGGGGATGCGGATGGCGGCGGTGAGCTCCGGCGCCAGCTTGTGCATGGTGTTGGTGCACAGCACCAGGGCCTCGGCCCCCGCGCGCTCCAGCGCCCGGGCGGCGTCGCACAGGATGCGGGCCGCGTCGTCCCACCGGCCGGCGCTCTGGGCGTGTTCAATCTCCTGGAAGTCCACGCTGTAGAGGACGACCTTCGCGGAGTGGTGGCCGCCCAGCTCCCGCTTCACGTGCTCGTTGATCCGCCGGTAGTACTCCGCCGTGGACTCCCAGCTCATGCCGCCCAGCAATCCAATCGTCTTCATGTGTGTCGTTCCCTCCCGTACCGGGCATAGCCGGCGGGCGTGCGGCCCACGATGCGCCGGAAGTCTCGGATGAAGTGCGCCTGATCGAAGTAGCCCAGCTCCAGCGCCAGCCGCGACAGCTCCGGAGGCGGCGTTTCGCGCAGCCGCTCCGCGGCCTCATGCAGGCGGTAGCGCTGGATGACCCACTTGGGGTTCACGCCCACGTAGCGGTTGAACAGCCGCTGCAGCGTGCGCAGCCCCGGGCCTCCGGGCGTGAGCAGGTCCTCCACCTTCGTCACCGCGCGGTCCTCCAGGATGCGCGTGACCAGCCCCTGCACGAGCGCCACGTTCGGATCCGGCGCGGGCTTGTGCTCCCGCAGGAAGGCCTCCGCCAGGGCGATGCGCTCACGGTCCGCGTCGCGTGTGACGTCGGTGGCGAGGATGGCTGCTTCCAGTTCCATCGCCTGGGGGCCCAGCAGCGGGCCCGGTGGGACGGTGCGCCGCGTGAGGGTGGACAGCGGCGTCCCCACGAAGGGGAAGAAGCCACCCGGCCGGAACTTGATGCTGAACACGCCGCCCAGGCCCTCCAGCGTGACGGAGAAGCGGCCCGGATTCACGCCGCCCACCCGTGACGTGCCGGCCTCGAAGGCCCAATGCACGGACGGGTGCGGCAGGGTCTGCTGGTGCACGGGTGGCTGTCCGCGCAGATCCCACCTCACGGCCCAGAAGTGTTCCACCCATGGACGCAGGTCCTCCGAGGGCAGCACGCGGACGTGCTCGAAGTGCCGGGAGTCCGGACGGGGATACAACACGCCCCGAGGCTTGCCCGCGTTCGACTCCACCCGCCTTGCCGCCTCCTGCCGGACGTCCGCGTCCTGACGTGTTTCTACAATCACATCCCGGGAGGCGCTGCTATTCGCGTGCGCCGTGCATGGACGCATGGCGCGTCCGCGCCCCTGACGTGGAGTGGCCTGGACCATGGATACCCCCGCGAAGATCCGTTTCTCGATGGCGAACTGGCAGGAGGACTTCTTCGGTGAAGGGGAGGGCGGCGTGAAGCTGTCGCGGACCACCTGCACGCGCGGCTTCCAGGGCGACTTCGAGGGGCAGGGCGTCCTGGCGTACCTGTCGGACTACCGCGCTGACGGGACGTGTCACTTCGTGGGCCTGGAGCGGGTGACGGGCACGCTCCTGGGACGGCAGGGCGCGTTCGTGCTGAACCACCGGGGCGTCTATGCGCACGACACGGCCACGTCCGACTGGGAGGTCGTTCCCGGCTCGGGCACGGGCGCGTTGGAGGGGCTGAGCGGCCACGGCAGCTTCGTGGCGAAGCATGGTGAGGACGTGCACGACATGGTGCTGCACTACCGCTTCGATTGACGCCGGACAGGTGCCCCGGCCCGGGGGGCGGATTCAGCTCCGACGGTCGTGTGCTCACCCTGAAAGTCACCCTCGCGTTTCTTTCCAGGTAAGCCCATGACCCCCGTTATCCGTTCCCACGCGCGTGTGTGGGTGGTGGTGCTGTCATTGCTGGCCGTCCCCGCCTTCGCGCAAGGCATCCCGGACCTGCCGTCCGCGGAGGCGTGCTGGGGCCAGCTGCCGGACGCGGACCATGACGGAGTGAGCGACAGCTGCGAGCTCCGGGTGGCCGCGGCGTTCATGCCCACGCTGTGGATTGCCCAGGGGGAGAAAGGCGTGGCGCGCCGGCCGTACTTCGCGGCGCGGCCGTTGAACTCCGCGCAGCGCACGCTGCGCATCTTCTACCTGTCCGCGTACTACGAGGACCACGGCATCCCCAGCCTGGGCATCTTCAACGTCTTCGCCCACGACGGGGACTCCGAGTTCCAGGTGCTGGACGTGCACCATGGAGACGACGGCCGCTGGTACCTGGACCAGGCCTTCCTGTCCGCGCACCTGGAGACGGCGTGCGACGCCTCGGGCTGGTACGGCTACGCGCAGCTCGAGTACGCGGGGGCGTACCGGGGCGCGCCGCGCATCTACGTGGCCGTGAACAAGCACGGCTCGTACAACACGAAGTCCGCCTGCGACCGGGGCTGCTACTTCACCGACAGCTGCTCCCAGGGCCGACAGGAGGCGTTGGATCCGGGCAACCAGCTCGCGGGCCGCAACGTGGGCTCCATCACCCTGCCGCTCATCAACGCCGTCACCGTCAACGGCCAGACGGAGCGGCTTTTGGACGACGTGGAGTTCAAGGGCTGGGACGACCAGGGGAACCGGAGCAACTCCACGCCGTACCGTGCCCGGCTCGTCCGCTTCGGCTTCTGAAGCCGGAACGAAGCAGGGGCCGCCACCCGCGAAGGTGACGGCCCCTGGAAGCCTCAGGCGTCTCGACGGAAGGGCTACTCCGCCTCGGCGCGCTCCTCGCGCTTGCGGTCGCGCTCGGCGCGGTAGCGCTCGCCGTGGGCCAGCGCCTTCTTGCGCATGCGGATGGACTTGGGCGTCACCTCGACGAGCTCGTCGTCGGCGATCCACTCCAGGGCCTTCTCCAGCCCCATCTCGCGCGGCGGGACGAGGATGACGTTCTCGTCGCGGCCGGCGGCGCGGATGTTGGTGAGCTTCTTCTCGCGGCAGCAGTTGACGTTGAGCTCGGACGGGTGCGAGTGCTCGCCGATGATCATGCCCTCGTACACGGTGGTGCCCGCGCCCACGAAGAGCTGACCGCGCTCCTGGATGCTGAACAGCGCGTACGGCACCGTGTCGCCCAGGCGGTCGGAGACCATGGCGCCGTTGGCGCGCTTGGGGATGTAGCCGAACCACGGCTCGAAGCCGTCGAACTGGCTGCTCATGATGCCTTCACCACGCGTGATGGTGAGGAACTCCGAGCGGAAGCCGATGAGGCCGCGCGCGGGGATGCGGAACTGGAGGCGGGTGCGGCCCGAGCCCAGCTGCGCCATGTCCGTCATGCGGCCCTTGCGGGGCCCCAGGCGCTCCGTCACCGCGCCCACGCTGTTCTCCGGCACGTCGCAGAAGAGCAGCTCCATGGGCTCGTGGACCTGGCCATCCACTTCCTTGGTGATGGGCTCCGGGTTGGAGGCGGTGAGCTCGTAGCCCTCGCGGCGCATGTTCTCGATGATGACCGCCAGCGCCAGTTCGCCACGGCCCACCACGCGGAACGCGTCCGGCGTCGCGGTGTCCTCCACGCGCACGGCCACGTTGCGGTAGGCCTCGCGGTACAGGCGCTCGCGCAGGTTGCGGGAGGTGACGTACTTGCCCTCCTTGCCCGCCAGCGGCCCGTCGTTGACCTTGAAGATCATCATCATCGTGGGCTCGTCCACGGTGATGCGCGGCAGCGCCACGGGCTTCTCGAAGTCCGCGATGGTGTCGCCGATGCTGATTTCCTCGATGCCCGCGATGGAGACGATCTCACCCGGGCCCGCGTCCGGGATCTCCTGGCGCTTCAGGCCGGAGAAGCCGAACAGCTTGACGATCTTGCCCTGCTGCACCTTGCCGCCCTCGCGGACGACGGACACGGGCATGTTCGGGGTGATGCGGCCCGCCTGCACGCGGCCCACCGCCAGACGGCCGACGTAGTCGTCGTAGTCCAGGTTGGCGACCAGCAACTGGAGCGTCGTCTGCTCCGCCGGAGGCGCGGGCGGGGGCGGGATGTGCTTGATGATGGCGTCGTACAGCGGCTCCAGCGTCTTGCCCGGCACTTCCAGCGACGTGGAGGCCTGACCCTGGCGCGCGACGGTGTAGAGGACCGGCATCTCCAACTGCTCCTCGTTCGCGCCCAGGTCGATGTAGAGCGAGTACACGAGGTCCAGCACGTCCTTGGCCCGGGCGTCCTGACGGTCGATCTTGTTGATGACCAGCACCGTCTTCAGGCCCATGGCCAGCGCCTTGCTGAGCACGAAGCGCGTCTGGGGCAGGGGACCTTCAGCGGCGTCCACCAGCAGGATGACGCCATCGACCAGGCGCAGACCGCGCTCCACCTCGCCACCGAAGTCGGCGTGGCCCGGCGTGTCGATGATGTTGATCTGCATCCCCTTGTAGGAGACGGCGGTGTTCTTCGCGAGGATGGTGATGCCCTTCTCGCGCTCGAGGTCGTTCGAGTCCATGACCCGCTCGGCCACGTGCTCGTTGGAGCGGAAGGTCCCCGCCTGCCGCAGCAGGTGGTCGACGAGGGTGGTCTTGCCGTGGTCAACGTGGGCGACAATGGCGACGTTGCGGATGTTTTCGCGAGAGATCATCAGGACCAACTAACGGAAATGAAGGTGCGAGGAGAGACGCCCAGAACGGGGTTTCTCAATCCCACCGGAACCCGGAAGGCGGGGGCTTATATGCCGGGGGCTTTCCACCTGCAATGAAGGCGGGTGTCCAGCAGGCAAACAATCAGGCCCCCCGCCAACTGGGCGCTTATCCCACCTTTGGGGGGACCTCGGCGGTTTCCACCCCCAGCCGCTCCCTCAGGAAGCGCTCCACCCGCAGCTCCACCAGCCCCGGGACTTCCAGTGGGGCGGTATGGGTGCCCTCGGAAATCATCAGGAGTTCAGAGGAGGGGATGCGCTCGGCCATCTTCCGGGACAGCCAGCCGGGGGTGAACCGGTCCTTCTCCCCGGCGACCACCAGGGTGGGGACGTCCACGTGGACCAGGTGGTCCTCGGCGGTGTGGTTGGCCAGCGAGTCCAGGGTGCGCACGAAGACGACGGGGTCCATCCGGGCCAGGTGCGTGAAGTAGGGGGCCAGGTCGTTTCGCGCGATGAGTTCCGGGTTCATCTCCAGGCGGATGGCCAGTTGGACCACCAGTTCCGTGGTCAGCGCCCCGTGCACGATGCGCGCGGTGTGCCGGGGGAAGCGCTCCACCGCGGCCCTCAAGGTCGGGAAGAGGCGCTTGAGCAGCGTGGAGTCATGGAAGGTGTCCAGCGGCATGCCGTAGCTGCCGCACACCAGCACCAGCCCCTCCACGCGCCGGGCGTAGCGGCGGTGGAACTCCAGCGCCACCTGGACGCCCATGGAGTGGCCGAAGAGGACGGCCTTGTCCATGCCCGCCGCGTCCATCACCCGCGCCATGTCGTCGCAGGTGTACGCCATGCCAATGCGCGTGCGGTCCGTGGGGACGGTGCTCTTGCCGTGGCCCCGGTAGTGCCAGCGCAGCACGCGGTGGCGCCGGCCCAGGTAGGGCAGCAGGTACTTCCACGCGAAGCCGTCACAGCCCAGGCCGTCGCAGAGGACCATGCCCGGGGCGCCGTCCCCCCGCACCTGGTAGTAGAGGTCCGCGCCGTCCGGCACCCGCAGCGAGTCCTGCCGGAAGGAGACCGCCTGTCCATGCGGTGCGCTCACGCCTCCACCTCGTCCGTGTCCAGTCCTTCGGGGATGCCCTTGTCCAGCCCGTAGCGGGAGATCTTCAAGAGCAGGTTGGAGCGGCTGATGCCCAGCTCCCGAGACAGCCGGCTCTTGTTGTAGCGGGTGCGCACCAGGCCCTGGTGGATCATCTCCTTCTCCAGGGACTCCACCGCCTCGTGCAGCTTTCCGTGCGCGCGCGGGGCGATGAAGGGCCCGCCGCCAGGGACCACCGCGTCGCGGATGCGGCTGGAGAGCAGCTCCGCGGGGATGGTCTCCAGCTCGCCGCCCAGCACGAGCAGCCGCTCGATTTCATTCTCCAGCTCGCGGATGTTCCCGGGCCACGCGTACGCGCCCAGGATGCCCAGGGCCTCCGGCGCCAGGCCCCGAGCGCGCTGGCCCTCGCGGTGGTGCTTGCGCAGGAAGTGGTCGATGAGCACGGGCAGGTCGTCCTTGCGCTCGCGCAGGGGCGGCAGCTGCAGGCGGATGACGTTGATGCGGTAGAAGAGGTCCTCGCGGAACTCGCCGCGCTTCACCAGTTCGCCCAGGTCCTTGTGGGTGGCGGCGATGACGCGCACGTCGACCTCGCGGGAGTGGGTGCCGCCCACGGGCAGGAAGGTGCCCTCCTGGAGCACGCGCAGCAGCTTCACCTGGAGGGCGGGGGACATGTCGCCCACCTCGTCCAGGAAGAAGGTGCCCTGGTCCGCGACCTCGAAGAGCCCCTTCTTGTCCTTGAGCGCGCCGGTGAAGGCGCCCCGGGTGTGCCCGAAGAGGGCGCTCTCCAGCAGGTTGTCGTTGAAGGCGGAGCAGTTCTGCACGACGAACGGCTTGTCCTTGCGCGGGCCGTTGTGGTGGATGGCGCGCGCCACCAGCTCCTTGCCCGTGCCGGACTCGCCGTTGATGAGGACGGTGGAGTCGGAGTGGGCCACCTTCTCCATCAGGCGGAACACTTCGTTCATGGCCCCGGAGCGGCCGATGATCTTCTCGAAGCGGTAGCGGTTGGACAGCTCGGAGGCCATGGACTGGATGGTCTCCTCCTTGCGCGTGAGCTCCACCTCCTGGTTGGCGATCTCCGTGACCGCGAACTCCAGGAGGTCCGACAGCTTGCTCAGCTCCGAGCCGTCCAGCACCGGCACGCGCTCCGCCGCGCCCTCCAGCTCCAGCATCGCCCCGGGCGCGATGTCGCGCATCTTGCTCAGCAGCACCTGGCCGTCGCCGGGCGTGAGCGGCTGCCGGGCGAAGCCCTCCACGAAGAGGAAGCCCTCGTACTCGTTGCGGATGTAGAGCGGCGCGCCCACGATGGACAGGCGCAGGTGGCAGTCGTGGAAGAGCGAGCGGCGCAGGTTCTTGGCGGCCTTGAACTTCTCGTGCAGCACCCGCACCGACTGGGCACACCGCCGCATCCCCTCCCGCGCCCCCAGCGAGTGGCGGCAGAAGTCGTTGGGCGGCGGGATGAAATCCCCGCGCTGCCAGTCGTGCACCACGCCGTTGCGATCCGCGAAGGAAAGCTCCACCTGCCACCACTTGCGGATGACATCCCTCAACATGACAATGGTGTGCAGATTCTGATGCTTCTCGAAGTCCATCCCCGCGTCCCTCGGCCTGTTGCGGATCAGGACAACGGATCTACGGGGTTGTCCGAAATCAATCCAGCGGCACCTGTCCGATAATGGCGCTGATCGCGTACCCTGGTTCCCTGTGAGCGCACCCCCACATACACACGGCAGGGCCGGACACGGTCATTCGCACGACCATGACCATGACCACTCGCACCATGGGCATTCGCACGGCCATGGGCACGGCCATTCGCACGGGCCCCGCAAGGGCGGGCTGGCGGAGGAGCGGCGCAAGGACCGGCGGCGGCTCCTGTTCGCGCTGGGGCTGACGGCGACCATCATGGTGGCGGAGGCGGTGGGCGGCTTCCTCACCAACTCGCTGGCGCTGCTCTCCGACGCCGGGCACATGCTGACGGACGTGTCGGCCATGGTCCTGAGCCTGCTGGCGCTGTGGTTCGCAGGGCGGCCCGCGGACCTGAAGAAGACCTACGGCTACTACCGGATGGAGATCCTGAGCGCGCTCCTCAACGGGGTGCTGCTGCTGGTCATCACCATCTTCATCCTGCTGGAGGCCTGGCAGCGCATGCGCACGCCCGCTCCGGTGGAGCTGGGGCCCATGGCGCTGGTGGCGGGCATTGGCCTCGTCGCGAACCTGGCGGCGCTGGGCTTCCTGCACCAGACGCACTCCATGAACGTGCGCGGCGCGTTCCTGCACGTGCTGGGGGACACGCTGTCGTCGGTGGGCGTGCTGATTGGCGCGGGCATCATGTGGTGGACCGGGTGGTACGTCGTGGACCCCATCATCTCCGTGCTCATTTCAATGATCATCGTCGTGGGCGCGCTGCGGCTGGTGAAGGACGCGGTGGACGTGCTGCTGGAGGCGGTGCCCGCGCACGTGGACCTGGAGCAGGTGAGAGCGCTCATGGCGAAGGTGCCGGGCGTGCAGGCGGTGCACGACCTGCACGTGTGGACCATCTCCAGCGGGATGTACGCGCTGTCCGCGCACCTGGTGGTGGCGGACCCCATGGTCTGCAACAACGACGACATCCTGTCCGCCGTGAAGCACGACCTCTTCGACCGCTTCGGCATCGACCACACGACCATCCAGATCGAGAGCCAGTCGTACGCCCACCTGGGCGAGGTGCACTGACGTCCTTGCGAAAGGGGCGCGGGGCGGAGATTCTCGCCGGCTCCTATGAGCGTGCTGGACAAGGTGTTGTCGCTGCGGCCGGGCAACGTGGTGGCGCGGGTGGGCCCGGGCTCCCGGGTGCCCCTGTTGGATCCACGGGAGCTGCTTGGGGCGCTGGAGTCCACGCCCATGGCGCTGCCGTGCCTGCCGGTGCTGTCCAAGGGCGCGCTGCCGGGCCTGTTGGGCGCGGCCCGCGCGGAGGACTCGGTGCTGGGCCTCTCTTGCCCGCACCCCCTGGCGGACCGGGGCGCGCCGGAGCGCTTCGTGCTGGCGGTACACGCGGCGGCGCAGGAGGCCGGGCACACCCGGCCCCTGTTCCTCCAGGCCGGCCCCCTGCGCGTCACCTCCACGGACGCGGACGTGCTGGACGCGCTCCAGGACGGCATCTTCCGCGTGGTGGACGCGGGCTTCGCGCTGGTGTCGTTGGACCTGTCGCGCCTCACCTCCTACGAGGCCGTGGAGGCGGTGAACGCGCTGGTGGGCCCGCTCAAGGAGCGCGAGCTGTCGCTGGAGGTGTCCCCGCCCCAACTGTCCGCGGGCGGCCTGGTGGACGCGTGCGCGACGCTACTGGAGGGGCTTGCGCAGTGGCAGGTCCCGCCGCGCTTCCTCCGCGTGTCGGACGCGCAGCTGGGCCATGGCGAGCCAGGCACGGAGCTGGACGTGGAGCTCTTGCGCCAGGTGGTGGAGACGGCCGCGGGCAAGGGCGTGGCGGTGGCCGTGGCGGAGGCCTCCACCGGGCCTTCGGGGGGACTGTCCAGCTACGTGGCCGCGGGCGTGCGCAAGGTGGACCGGGGAGGGCCTTTCGGTCCGCTCACCCTGCGCGCCTGGCCTCCGGAGGTGCGCGAGCCGGTGGTGGCGCGCGCCCAGGCGGCGGGCATGCCGGCCGGGGAGCTGCTCTCCGTGCTGGAGGAGGGGCTGCCGCCGCTGACGCCCGCCGCCCGCGAGACGCTGGAGGCGCTGTCCTTCGCGGAGGCCACGGAGGCGCTGGGGGCGCTGGGGGCGCACCGCTCCGCGTCGGTGGCCATGGCGTTCCTCGCGAAGCCGGACGGGGACCTGGGATAGAAGGGCGCGCATGCGCATCGTTGCAGGCAGCGCGAAGGGCCGGGCCCTGACGGGGCCCAAGCCGTCGTCCGGACACATCCGCCCCACGGCGGACCGCGTCCGTGAAACCATCTTCAACATGCTGGCCAGTTCCTGGACGGCCAGGCCGTGTTGGATCTGTACGCGGGCACCGGCGCCCTGGGGCTGGAGGCCCTGTCGCGGGGCGCGGGGCGGCTGGTGCTGGTGGACCAGGACCGCGAGGCCCTGGCCCTGTGCCGCAAGAACACCGACGCGCTGGGCTTCACCGCCCAGGTGTCCATCCTGGCGCAACCCGTGGTCCGCGCGCTGGAGACGCTGGGCAAGCAGGGGGCGAAGTTCGAGCTCGTCTTCGCGGATCCGCCCTACGCGGCGCGCGTGGTGGAGACGGTGCTGGAGGCGGTGGTGGCGGCGGGCGTGGTGACGCCGGGCGGCACGGTGATGGTGGAGCACGACAAGCGGGAGGCGGCCCCGGAGGCCCACTCGGGGCTGACCCTGGAGGACCAGCGCCGCTTCGGGGACACCCTGGTGAGCTTCTACCGGGCTCCGTGACGTGCGCTTGACCGGCCCCGTGGGGCCGCCGAGACTTCAACGCACCCATGCCGGTCGCCATCTATCCTGGTTCGTTTGATCCGCTCACCAACGGGCACCTGAGCCTCATCCAGCGCAGCCTGAAGATGTTCGACCGGCTCATCGTCGCCATCGCGGTGAATCCGAAGAAGACGCCCCTCTTCAGCCAGGAGGAGCGCATCGAGCTCATCCGCGAGGCGGTGAACGACCCCCGCGTGGAGGTGGACGCCTTCCACGGGCTGCTCGTGGACTACGTGCACCAGCGCAACGTGAGCGTCGTCATCCGCGGCCTGCGCGCGGTGTCGGACTTCGAATACGAGTTCCAACTGGCGAACATGAACCGCAAGCTGGCGCCGGACATCGACACCGTCTTCATGATGACGGGCGAGGACTACTTCTACATCTCCTCGCAGCTCGTCCGCGAGGTCGCGACCTTCGGGGGGAACGTGGACGGGCTCGTGCCGCCAAACGTCAACGCGGGGCTGAAGAAGAAGTTCGGCCCGAAACCCTAGGGTCGTTCTCTAGGGGCATCCGGCCCTCGCGGCGTGCGAGCGGGCTTGTCCGCTTCGGGAGTTCCG
The sequence above is drawn from the Corallococcus sp. NCRR genome and encodes:
- a CDS encoding TonB family protein; this translates as MAAARKNGLTLRITTPDGSIQETVSEAESVIVGSGAQAAVKIQDPRVSNLHVMLKVDNDGSVTAIDLGSEGGTQVSGQKLIIPTALKPGDVLTVGTSQVEVLFGDAPRPVAPAAAVAQPGVFQQRPVMPPAPAPAAHAAPVPPNMRQAPPPPRPAMNAAPTNVVGTVSTPRSAPAGALGTQASTNVTSTPVFGPPPPPVAARKATPPQVAQARKPQPPPHLQEPLPRDAQPTPDAKVLQVSMLWGDQMLEVQHFKDGAPVTIGEAAKNTFTVFSPQVGKRHVLALSKGDKLELRAPAGSGVFVTNNGDVRTKDALRAAGQLNNATADQEQLFTLGLHDRAEVSLGTVAFVMRYVKPSPAILATSLSDRDFSFFKIAAICILAAAAFVTAMMLTPHTDTKSADDVFESQQRVAKFLIAPEKKVEAKKLQLSGVEEGAKAKDEEGKFGKQEAKQEEAAPSKPGTPVVDKSKKEKDRQVVGKVGLLGALKGMKGGASDVFGPGGIGTGINNSLGGLKGGAAMGDAHGVGGLGSRGTGNGGGGTALGIGGLGTQGNGRGTGGSGGIDLGGRGKSVTKVIPGKTTVIGGLDKDVIAKVIRRHQNEIKYCYESELNKNPSLAGKVAVAFTIDPAGAVADASVSESTLGSSPAEQCMISRIRRWKFPEPKGGGVVNVTYPWLFSPSGADAAE
- the cglE gene encoding adventurous gliding motility protein CglE, whose protein sequence is MRKSLLLAALALATPALGATPPEGVPFEPRRGFFTETDLGVFFTVGGENSYSNAQSYVQLGIGYDLTEQISLGAHFALGSSAQNCFAGYLPDSNVCALSDNFTVAFGDLTAAYHVRLANRFYLTPKVAAGYTRLEPRPVNPEDGDPGQSINAFNAGLGVGVEYATSFDHFSVGADLLGRYIIGPNIMSFAVFPRVKYTF
- a CDS encoding aspartate/glutamate racemase family protein, giving the protein MKTIGLLGGMSWESTAEYYRRINEHVKRELGGHHSAKVVLYSVDFQEIEHAQSAGRWDDAARILCDAARALERAGAEALVLCTNTMHKLAPELTAAIRIPFLHIAEATAQEILRAHVKTVGLLGTRYTMEQDFYKGRLAESGLEVLVPTDEERQQVHDVIYQELCLGQVKAASRERYQRIMEGLVRRGAQGIILGCTEITLLIKPGDASVPVFDTTAIHTLKAAAFCLGA
- a CDS encoding AraC family transcriptional regulator codes for the protein MESNAGKPRGVLYPRPDSRHFEHVRVLPSEDLRPWVEHFWAVRWDLRGQPPVHQQTLPHPSVHWAFEAGTSRVGGVNPGRFSVTLEGLGGVFSIKFRPGGFFPFVGTPLSTLTRRTVPPGPLLGPQAMELEAAILATDVTRDADRERIALAEAFLREHKPAPDPNVALVQGLVTRILEDRAVTKVEDLLTPGGPGLRTLQRLFNRYVGVNPKWVIQRYRLHEAAERLRETPPPELSRLALELGYFDQAHFIRDFRRIVGRTPAGYARYGRERHT
- a CDS encoding DUF3224 domain-containing protein is translated as MDTPAKIRFSMANWQEDFFGEGEGGVKLSRTTCTRGFQGDFEGQGVLAYLSDYRADGTCHFVGLERVTGTLLGRQGAFVLNHRGVYAHDTATSDWEVVPGSGTGALEGLSGHGSFVAKHGEDVHDMVLHYRFD
- the typA gene encoding translational GTPase TypA, which encodes MISRENIRNVAIVAHVDHGKTTLVDHLLRQAGTFRSNEHVAERVMDSNDLEREKGITILAKNTAVSYKGMQINIIDTPGHADFGGEVERGLRLVDGVILLVDAAEGPLPQTRFVLSKALAMGLKTVLVINKIDRQDARAKDVLDLVYSLYIDLGANEEQLEMPVLYTVARQGQASTSLEVPGKTLEPLYDAIIKHIPPPPAPPAEQTTLQLLVANLDYDDYVGRLAVGRVQAGRITPNMPVSVVREGGKVQQGKIVKLFGFSGLKRQEIPDAGPGEIVSIAGIEEISIGDTIADFEKPVALPRITVDEPTMMMIFKVNDGPLAGKEGKYVTSRNLRERLYREAYRNVAVRVEDTATPDAFRVVGRGELALAVIIENMRREGYELTASNPEPITKEVDGQVHEPMELLFCDVPENSVGAVTERLGPRKGRMTDMAQLGSGRTRLQFRIPARGLIGFRSEFLTITRGEGIMSSQFDGFEPWFGYIPKRANGAMVSDRLGDTVPYALFSIQERGQLFVGAGTTVYEGMIIGEHSHPSELNVNCCREKKLTNIRAAGRDENVILVPPREMGLEKALEWIADDELVEVTPKSIRMRKKALAHGERYRAERDRKREERAEAE
- a CDS encoding alpha/beta fold hydrolase, whose amino-acid sequence is MSAPHGQAVSFRQDSLRVPDGADLYYQVRGDGAPGMVLCDGLGCDGFAWKYLLPYLGRRHRVLRWHYRGHGKSTVPTDRTRIGMAYTCDDMARVMDAAGMDKAVLFGHSMGVQVALEFHRRYARRVEGLVLVCGSYGMPLDTFHDSTLLKRLFPTLRAAVERFPRHTARIVHGALTTELVVQLAIRLEMNPELIARNDLAPYFTHLARMDPVVFVRTLDSLANHTAEDHLVHVDVPTLVVAGEKDRFTPGWLSRKMAERIPSSELLMISEGTHTAPLEVPGLVELRVERFLRERLGVETAEVPPKVG